The following nucleotide sequence is from Nitrospira sp..
CTGATCAACGCCGACAGCGCGAACAATCTTCGCCTGAAAATCAAGCTGGCAGGGCTCAAGGGCGATGAGGCGGTTGCTGCGCTCCTGGACAAGAATGACCGCGAGGAAAAGGGATTCCAGATCCAGGGACAGATGGGTCAAGGTGCAGGCAAGAAACGGTAAGAGCCATTAGTGGGCGTCCGGCCGCGATTCTCCCGTGATCGGTTCGAGATACGACGCGATCGCACTCAACGCTCCCGCACTCAATTTTCTTCCATACCACGTCGGCATCGTATTTGGGGGGAACCCAGGGACCACATAGGTTCCTGGCGACACAATTGACTCCACGATATACTCCCGAATCGTCTGCGCCTGCCCCTTATATTGCGGGTCGGTCAAACGGCTAGGCCCATTCTTGCCCAGCCACAGCGGTGGGCCCACCTTCCCGTTAGCCCCAGCAATCCCCGGAATCTGATGGCAAACCGTACAGCCGGCGCGCACGAACAGTTCCTGAATCGGCTCCTCGCCGGTCACCAAGGGCATCATCGTGGGGTCAATCTGAGGAACCGCCGGAGGAACGGGTGAGGAGGTGGGGGACTGTTGAATCCCGGCCAAGGCAATCAGCAGGACAAATCCAGCCACGAGAGCCGCAACAGCCTTGTTCTTTTGATTCGAGGGTGGAACCGATGAGGAAGAGGTTGGACCAAGCATACGAGGAAAACGACCCTTACACAGCTGTTGAGGCACGCTGACTGCAAACGCCTGAGCGGGACACCCGACTCAGTTCGACGAATCGCCAGTCGCTACTTTGATGCATCCATGGCGCAGCGAAACCCGATCGCACGGTCCTGAAAATCCGGTTCCGCCGAAACACGAGCCGATGATCGCAAGGCCACCGGGAGATCGGACCAGGACCCGCCGCGAATCACCTTCTTCTCCCCTTTTGCCGGGCCAGTCGGATTCTTGTCTGGGCTTTTTGCATAATATTCACGATCGTACCAGTCAGCGACCCATTCAGCCGCATTGCCGGCCATGTGGTGCAGACCATAGGGGCTTCGTCCACCCTCCTTTAATCCGTGGCGAACGCTCATGCCTTCAATACCGCCGGCCACATTCACGAGCGTAACCGCCTCGCTCACCCACACTCCGCGATTATAGTTGGCAATGTCCACAAACGGCTGCATATGCCCCCAGG
It contains:
- a CDS encoding c-type cytochrome, with the translated sequence MAGFVLLIALAGIQQSPTSSPVPPAVPQIDPTMMPLVTGEEPIQELFVRAGCTVCHQIPGIAGANGKVGPPLWLGKNGPSRLTDPQYKGQAQTIREYIVESIVSPGTYVVPGFPPNTMPTWYGRKLSAGALSAIASYLEPITGESRPDAH